One Thermoplasmata archaeon genomic window, ACCGATAAGGAAGACACTTTCACCGTGCGGGGATCGGATCTCAAGTTGGGCGAGGTCACGGTATCCCCAGGAGAGGCTGTAATCGGGATTGACGAGGTCACCATCACAGCCAGGGTCTCGAACTCCGGGAACGCCGATGGGATAGCCAACGTCACCTTCAAGCTTGATGGTACGCTGTTAGTGGGCAACAACGAGACCACCATTCCCGCAAGCAGCCACAAAGACGTGATACTCGTCACCACATTCGAGGGTTTACGGATTGAGGACGGGGAGCATTATATAACAGCCGTACTGAACGGACAAACCAATAACTCTCCACCGTTCTCGCTCGCCAACCCAAGGCCAGACATCCAGTTGAAGCAGGAACCCACTGCGGAGCCGCAGGAGGTCACCATTACTAAAGGGGCTGAGGTCAATGTCACCATCACGGCAGTCCTGACAAACGCTGGGAATGTGCCGGCGGTGGACTTCCAGGTCAGCTTCTATGTAGACGACACACTTGCCCCGGCGGCAACGGTCACCATAACAGAGGCGGTAGAGCCGAACGGCACCAAAAGCGTTGAGTGGAACTGGCTAGTCACCGACGCAACCCCTCTGGGCAACCACACGATCTACGTAGGTGTGGGCAGCCAGACCGACTGGCCCTACTGGGCTTCTGTCAACATCACTGTCAGGGGTGAGGCTCATCTCTTTATCCAGAACCTGACGGTCTTCCCGGAGGCCGAGTTCGAGGGAAGCACGGTCACGATAACCGCGACTGTTGCAAACGACGGTACCGCGGACGCTGTTGATGTCCCCGTGACCTTCATCGTCGGGACTGAGACCGTTGAAACCAAGAACGTGACGGTTCTCAAGGGCGCCATAGAGAATGTGGTGTTCACATGGACTCTCCCAGAGGTCGAGGCAGACACCGAATTAACTGTCAAGGTCGCGGTTGCTGGTTTCGAGAGGTCGGCCAACCTGACGGTGAAAAACAGAACACCCGTGATAAACATTACGGACTTCGTCGTGCCAGCCGAGCTTAGAATCGGCGATGAGGTAGAGTTCAGAGCAACCATCAAGAACGAGGGCTCGGGCGACGCCATTGAGCTCCTGGTCGAGTTCTTCGACGGCACCACCAAGCTCACCAACACAACCATAAATCTGACCGCAGGCTCTACAAAGGACGTTGTGGTTATCGTGAATATCACGGGAATAGGCGACGTCAACCACACTTTCTACGTGAAGGCCTTGGGCGCCGAGAAGAACGTGACGGTGCTGGTGGGGCACAAGCTCGCCCCTGCGAACATCATAATAACTGGCTTCACTGTGAAGCCGAAGAAGAAGGAGGGGCAGCCCAAGGACAGCACCCAGAGCTACACGTTGACGATCACCCTAAAGAACACGGGAGAGCTTCCAGGAACGGTGGTGCTCAACGTCACCGAGGGAAAGAAGCTCCTGACCCCCATCCCCATCACCCTCCATATCGAGGGTGGCAAGGAATTCATCCAGAACATCACCTGGAAGGTCAAGGGTGAAGGGAAGCACACCGCGGTGGCGACCATATCCGGCGATGCGGCTGGTTCGCCCAGCACGAAGAGCGTCTCATGCGAGCTGCACTACACACCGGGCTTCGAGGCGCTACTGCTCGTAGCTGCAATAGTGGTGGCTGCGGCGATGATAAGGCGGAGAAAGAAGTAGCACACCTCTTTCTCCTTTTTTTCTTTTTCTCTTTTCTATCTTTCTTCGGGCATTTTTACTTTACTGACAGCCCCTTCTCCCCCACCCCTTGAAATTCTACCCTTCCCGACTCTCCTCCAGCCGGGCAGTGTAGAGCTCACTGGATGATGGCTTCTGCCGGGGGCCGGCTTCTGCTCTGCCCGCCGCGCTAACAACGTTGGCCATGAGCATCGCTACTGTCATGGGCCCGACACCGCCCGGCACCGGTGTGATCGCGGATGCTCTTTCCCTTACCGCCTCGAAGTCGACGTCGCCGACCAACTTTGTACCTCCCAGTGAGGCCGGGTCGGGGACCCGGTTTACGCCAACGTCGATTACCACTGCCCCCTCCTTAACCATGTCGGCCCTGATGGCTCTAGGTCTACCCATCGCCGCTACCAGGATATCGGCCTGACGCGTTATTGAGGCTAGGTCCCGGGTGGCAGTGTGGCAGACAGTCACAGTCGCGTTGGCCCCTTTCCTCTTTTGCATCAGGAGGCAGGCCAGAGGCTTTCCCACGATGTTGCTCCGGCCGCATATGACGACATGTTTCCCCTCAGGGCTGTTTCCAGAGCGGACGAGGAGTTCCTGCACTCCAGCGGGAGTGGCCGGAACAAACAGGGGGTCTCCAGCGACCAATCTTCCCATGTTGAAGGGATGGAAGCCGTCGACGTCCTTGTCCGGCGAAACCGCCTCCAGAACCCTCTTTTCATCAATCTGGGTCGGGAGGGGCAGTTGCACTAGAATTCCGTGGAACCTTGAGTCGCTATTGAGTGTGGCGATGAGTCTGAGAAGCTCAACCTCGCTTGTCGCCTCCGGCAGCCTGAATGTCTTCTCAATAATCCCCAGCTCTGCACAGGCCCTCTCCTTTGTCCTCACATATAAATCGGAGGCGGGGTCCCTCCCAACAAGAATCACCGCGAGGCCCGGTCTAATTCCCCTCTCACCCAGAGCCACCAGCTCCCCCTTGAGAAGGGTTTTTATCCGCTCGCTGTGCTCTTTCCCCGAAAGAATTTTAGCGGTCACGGCACTATCCCTGCCCCTCTCCCTTTGGGGGGAGGATTCTGACCCTCCTCCCCTCAACGACCAGCCTCCCCTCCGAGAAAAGCTGTATCGCCATCGGGTAGGCCCTGTGTTCCTGTTCCAGAATCCGGGCGGCGAGCGTCTCGGGCGTGTCGTCCTCCCTCACCCTAACAGGTATCTGGACGATTATCGGGCCGGTATCCACCCCCTCATCAACGAAGTGGACGGTGCACCCGGAGACCTTCACGCCATACTCGAGCGCCTGTCTCTGCGCATTCTCTCCTGGGAAGGAAGGGAGTAGGGCGGGGTGTATGTTCATGATTCTGTTTCTGAAGCGCCGTATGAAATAGGGGGAGAGGATGCGCATGAACCCCGCTAGGCAGACCAGCTCCACCCCCCTCTTCTCCAGCTCGTCGCCCACCTCCTTCTCGAAATCCTCTCTTGGCCGGCCCTTCGATGGAATATAGAGGGCCTCTATTCCGTGCCTCCTCGCCCTCTCAAGGCCTAGGGCGTCGGCCTTGTTGCTGATGACCACCGAGATACGCGCGTCGAGCTCTCCCCTCTCCGTTGCGTCTATAATCGCCTGGAGATTGGAGCCCCGGCCCGATATCAAAACCCCTAGATTGAGCACACCCGCACCCCCACACAGAATTACATTCCAAATCCATCCATTTTGCGGTTAGCTACTCAGTGCCTGAAGCTCCTCAGGCCAGAGAAAACCATGGCGATTCCTCGCTCGTTCGCCGCAGCAATGACCTCGCCGTCCCTTATGCTCCCACCCGGCTGAAGGATGGCGGTCACTCCGGCGGCGGCAGCCTCGTCCACTCCATCACGGAAGGGGAAAAAGGCGTCGGAGGCGAGCACGCTGCCCTTTATTCTATCCCCGCCCTTTCTCACAGCGATGGCAACGCTGTCGACGCGGCTCTGCTGGCCCGCGCCGATTCCTGTCGTCACGAGGCCTCTAGCGAAAACGACTGCGTTGGATTTAGCGTGCTTCACGACTACCCTAGCAAAGAGGAGATCCCTGAGTTCCTCCTCGGAGGGGCGCCTCTCCGTCACCACTCTGAGGTCGGAGGCGCTGAGCAGCGCGTGGTCCCTCTCCTGAACCAAATATCCGCCAACGATGCGCTTCACGTCAATCCTATCCCTGAACGCCGGCGCCTCAAGCGGGCCGACCCTGAGAAGCCTCAGGTTCTTTTTCCTGCTCAGGACTTCCAGAGCCCCCTCCTCGAAGTCAGGCGCGACGACAGCTTCGATAAAGGTGGAGGCTATCTGCTCTGCCGTGGGTCGGTCGCAGACCCTATTCAGAGCTACAACCCCTCCGAAGGCTGACCTGGGGTCCGCCGCGTGGGCCTCTCGATAAGCCTCTGATATCGACGGCCTGACCGCGGCCCCGGAGGGGCTGGTGTGCTTCACGATGGTCGCTGCCGGCTCTGAAAACTCTTTGACCAACTCGAGCGCGGCGTCTAGGTCTAAATAATTATTGAAGGAGAGGAGCTTACCCTGGAGCACCTCGCCGAACGCGGCGCAAGGCTCCCGCCTGACCGGGTCGCGATAGAAGGCGGCCCTCTGATGCGGGTTCTCTCCGTACCTGAGCTCCAGCGCTTTTGACGCGCTTAGGCAGATTCTCTGCGGAAAAAGCTCCTCGAAGCCCATCAATCGGGGCAAGAGGGAATAAATGGCAGCGTCGTAGGCGGCGGTGTGAGCGAAAGCCTCTAGTGCCAGCCTCCTCCGGGTCTCGAGCGAGACCCGGCCCGTCCTCCTGAGCTCGTCAATGACCGCCGGATAGGCCTCCGGAGAGCAAATAGGAACGACCGCTTCGAAGTTTTTTGCGGCGGCGCGCAGCATCGCCGGGCCCCCAATGTCTATGTTCTCAATGGCCTCTTCGAGGGTGCAGCCGGGCGCTACGGCCGTTTTCTCGAAGGGATACAGGTTGACCGCGACCAGATCCACTTTCCTGATGCCCCTCCTCTCGAGTTCGGCGACATGCTCCTTTACGTCCCTGCGGGCCAGAATTCCCGCGTGAACCGCCGGGTGAAGGGTCTTGACCCTCCCGTCCAGAATCTCCGGGAAGCCTGTTATGTCTGAGACGGAGAGGACCTTAAGACCCGCCTCCCTGAGGACAGTGAGCGTGCCGCCCGTGGAGACGAGCTCAGCCCCGAGCGCCGACAGCTCGCGAGCGAACCCGACCACACCCCTTTTGTCCCAGACGCTGATGAGGGCCAGCTTGACCTCGCGATCGCTCATGGTGTCCTGACAGCGAATAGGGGCGGGCGAAATAAAGATTTGGTAGAGGGGGCGTGGGGCATTGGAACGGCAAGCCGCCGGCCTCCGCGCTCCAGCCTCGGCCAGCCGCTACCCTGCCTTAACACTGGTCACACTCCCCACGAGCTCCCTCCCGCGCAACATCTCCTTTCTGCGCCTGATTATCCCGAGAGAAACTTTCTGCTGATCAATGTTGGCCATCATCCTGGGTAGGAGAATTAGTTTCTTCATAGCCCCAATCGCACCCGGGAACCGGCTGTCATAAAGCTCCTCCCACCTGAAATGCTCTTCGACATTTGCGTAACAACCGAACAGCAGGAGGTTGTATCGACCGATGTTGGCCAGGAGGGCGATGGGAATGCTCGGATCCGTCTTAATTGCATTGAGGAGCTTATCCATTGATTTTCTGACCTCCATAAGATAATAAACCAGAATATAATCAGGCGGCACGAAGAACTTAGGAAACCTACATACCGGGGGACCGATGATTCTGGCCTCGAGCATCTCTTTGATTCTTCGCTCAATTGTCCTCCGATGGACGCCGAGCTTCTGGGCTAGAAGGTTCTCATTAGTCCTTATTCCCTCACCGAAGGTCAGCTTTTTCAGGATATTGAAGCAAATGCTGCTCAATTTGAGGCCGTTCAGGGTTACGGTCTCTCCCCGACTTATCCGCTCTTCTATATTGATTACAGGCGAGTGGGGCTGGTATTTTATCATGTGCTGGTTACTAAACATCATTGCGTCTCCAGGGTATCGAGTCTCTCTAGGTGGGATGAGGTTCTCGGCAACAATCCTTTTCCTCCACTCCCCATAGGTGAACAGATTCTCGAAGAATTCGATAAGAAAGGTATTGTACTCCCCGTCTCGAACATAGAATGCAGCAAAGATGTGTTCATCTTCCTTCAGAAAACGCTCGATTTTTTCCTCCCGGGGAAGGTCGGCCCTCACGGTGATCATCAGGGGATACTCCTGATATATCCAAAGAAAAGGATAGACAGGTGGATTCAGTATCTCGTGCCCGAAGAGCTCCCTGAGATGGTTTTTGATGGTGTTTCGGTGCTTGCTGAACATTGAGGCTAGGGCGCTAATGTTGACCTCCACCCCCGAGCCGGAGCAGAGGTTCTCGAGGATGTCCAGGTTCAGGATGTCTTCAAGCAATTCAGACATAATAAAAGGTATAAATGTCACTTATAATAATATTTCGCTTAAATTTTATCATTATATATCTATTTATTAAACTAAAAATAATAATCATTATTGTATAATATAAATAAATGATAATGTTAAATTATGATATTAATCTCTATATTAAATATTAATATCTATTAAAATATAATTCAAATATATATACATAATATAAATATTCAGACTGTATTCACTCCATCGCAAATGACAAAAATAGAGGGAGAGAGGGCCAGCATCGGTATCCACACGGACAAGCTCCTTGCCTATCTTGAGGATACCAATGTGTTCGCGTTTCTGGACAATTGGGGTCCATCGAAGGTTATCCACGTCTATGAGCCCGAAAGCGGAATGCAGGGCATACTGATAATAGACAATACCACCCAGGGTCCCGGCTGGGGAGGGGTGAGATTTGAGAAAGTCATTAAACCACGTGAGGTTTTCAACAGGGCCCGGAGTAACACATTGGCCTGTGCGCTCGCGGGCGTCCGTCTTGGCGGGGCGGCGGCGGGAATTCGTCTTCTTGAAGGAGGGGAAATTGACAAAAATCAGCTCGTGAGGGCATTTGCTCGAGGTGTATCGCCATGCGTTCCTGACTGTTACGTGGCCGCCCCAGACATCAATACGGGGCAGGCCGAGATGCGCGTTTTCGCAGAAGAAGTCGGGGACAGGCGTGGAGCAACTGGAAAGCCAGTGGAGATGGGTGGTATTCCTTACGAGCTGGGAGTAATGGGCCTCGGTGCAGGTGTGGCTCTTGAGAGCTTTCTCCAATTGAGTGGGGAAGGCAACAACCTCCCAGGGTCACTAGAGGGGGCTACGGTCGCTCTCCAGGGGTTTGAGTGCGTGGGTGCGGCCGTGGCGAGATATTGTGTGAATAAGGGAGCTAAGATAGTAGCTCTCTCAGATGACTGGGGAGCGATTTATGACCCTACCGGAATCGATCTTGGCAAGGCCCTGAAATTTTCTTGCGCAACGAGCGAAAGGCAGTCGCTGGCGCAGTACAAAGTTGGCCATAGAACTTCCCAGGAAGAGATATTGAAGATAGAATGCGACGCCCTCGTGCTCTGTGGGGGGAGGGGAATGGTGACCGAGGAAATCGCTCATATGATTCAGGCGAAGTGTATTGTGGAGGGTCCCGGCGCTCCGCTCACGCCTATTGCAGAGATGGTTCTCACAAGGAGGGGAGTTCCTGTCCTTCCTGACATTCTGACACTTTCCGCGGCGGCGATAGCTTCCTACTCGGAGCTTGAGAGGAAGAGCTGCGAGGAGGCCTTCTCTCTTATCGGGGCTCGGATAAAATCCGCCGTTAAGGAGATTGTCGAGAGCTCAAAAGAGCCTGGGGTTCCATTCCGGCGGGTTGCGAAAGAGTTGGCAAGGGAGAGGATATTGAGAGCGATGGAGGGAGGGAAATGACGGAGAGCATCCCCCAACTGCTCCATCCCCTCATACTTTCATGGAACCTCCGCAATCTGGTCGAGGCTCCTTCGAAGGTCTTTGCGGGCTCCTTTTGCATCGAAAGTGTTGAGGAAGGCGAGTACCCCATTCGAGCCCCTAGGAAGCTTCCCCTAGAACTCCCTTCTGCCGGCAGGAAGACACACATCGCCGGAAGAATGAGCTATGCTGCGGGCCTGGGGATGCCGGAACCCGTCTGGAGCGTCCACAGAACCATAAAGCTTCCGATGTATAGCTCGCCAGGTGGGGTGGGGCCTGAGGTTATGGAGTGTTTGGTGCGTCTCTGGCCATCTACTACCCTGCCAGAGGACATACCCTGCGTCGCCCTCGCCAGCCGGTGCTCTGGCCTCTACACGGACGGGCGCGAGGCCCAGAATGTTGCAGTTCTACTTGTCTGGAGCGACGGGGTTTGCAGAATCGTCACTCTGGACTGGAGCGAGGGCTCTCCAGAGGACTGCGTCACGCCCGAGTGGTGCATCCAGAGCAGTCCTTTAATGGGAATCTCCGCCGCCTCCCAGAGCATGGAGAGCATGCACTCAAATCTGTTGTGGAATAACCCGGAATTCTCCATCACTATCCTTCCGAATTTTCTCGGCGCTGGACTGCGCGGAGAAAGAGTTGAGTGTCCCCGCCGGCCCTGGAGGCGCGAGTGGATCTATAAAGACCCGGCCGTAGCGCGGGAGGACCTGCGGAAAGTCCTTTCGACGGTTCAGGCGCTCTTCAGAGTCGAATTCGCTGCTGGAGCCCCAAACGCCAATGCTGATTTTTATTTTGCTCAAGCCAGAAGAGCCGCTTCAGGAGGTGAGCTGAATGGGTAGCGAATCGGATGCCACTGCACAGGTGAAGAAGGTCTCAGTCAAAGATGAACTCGCTGGGGAGATGAAGGGCTGGAAGAACTTCGTCGACGGCGTGATTGATAGGTACCAAGGGGAGAGGAGATGGCTTATCAACATGCTTTTCGATATTCAGTCCGAGTTCCGATACCTCCCCCACTTCGCCCTGGAGCATCTGGCGAAGAGACTGGAGGTCTCTCTGAGTGAAATCTACGGAATAGCCACTTTCTACAAGGCATTTACCCTGAAGCCGAGAGGAAAGCACGTAGTCACAGTATGTCTCGGCACTGCCTGCCACGTTCGCAAATCGCTGGCGGTGCTGGAGGAGTTTCAGCGAGCTCTTGGAATAGAACCGGGAGAGACCACGAACGATGGCGAGTTCACGCTCGAGACCGTGAACTGCCTCGGCTGCTGCGCCAAGGGTCCGATAGTGGTCGTTGATGGGGAGTACCACGGCAACATGACGCCATCTAGGGTGAGATCGGTGTTGAAAGAGGTGATTAGAGGGGGTAGGGATGGTACTGAAAAATATAGGGGAGCTGGAGACACTCCAGCGCTCGCTTCGTAATGAACACAGCGAGAAGAAAAAGTGGGTGGCGGTGTGCGCCGGCACGGGATGCCTCGCCTCCGGCGCGGAGAGCGTGTTCGCCGCCTTTGAGAAAGAGCTGAAGGAGCGGGGGTTGAAGAAGACTCATGTGTCGATGGTCAAACCGACGGGGTGCCGCGGGTTCTGCGAGCGCGGGCCACATATTGTGATTTATCCTGAGGAAATCTCTTATCAAAAGGTCATGCCGCAGGACGTTCCTGAGATTGTAGAAAAGAGCGTTAAGAAGTCAGAGGTTATCGAGAGGCTTCTCTACACCGACCCTGTTACTGGCGAGAAGGTGGTTCGAGATACCGAGATACCGTTCTACAAGCTGCAGACGAGGCTCATCCTTGGAATGAACCCTACGCTGGACCCCTCGAGCATCCAAGACTATATTTCGCGCGGTGGCTACTCCGCTCTTGCAAAGGTCCTCAACAAAATGTCACCGGAGATGGTGATTGAGGAGATCAAGAGGTCCGGCTTGCGGGGGAGGGGTGGGGCGGGCTTCCCGACGGGTATCAAGTGGGAGACAACTCGTAGGGCGAGAGGCGGGCCGAAATACGTGGTCTGTAATGCGGACGAGGGTGATCCCGGAGCGTTTATGAACAGGAGTACGCTCGAGGGTAACCCTCACAGCGTCCTCGAGGGCATGGCGATCGGGGCCTACGCCATCGGGGCCTCTGAGGGAATCGTTTATGTGAGGAATGAATATCCTCTGGCAGTAAAGAATGTCGAGAATGCTGTTAGGCAGGCTCGCGAGTACGGGCTGCTGGGCAAGAACATACTCGGATCCAACTTCAGCTTCGATGTGAGTGTGGTCAGGGGTGCTGGGGCATTCGTGTGTGGCGAGGAAACTGCCCTGATAGCCTCCGTTGAAGGAAAGAAGGGGGTCCCGAGGCAGCGGCCCCCCTACCCCTCCGAGGAGGGTCTGTGGGGGAGGCCGACCAACATAAACAACGTCGAGACCTGGGCCAATGTGCCATTGATAATAAATAGGGGCGCCGACTGGTACTCGAAGCTTGGGACGCCGGGGAGCAAGGGGACGAAGGTCTTTGCGCTCGTGGGGAAGATAAACAACACGGGCCTCGTCGAGGTTCCAATGGGCACGACCCTATCAAAAATAATTTATGAAATCGGCGGCGGCCTCCCCGGGGGAAAGAAGCTGAAGGGCGTCCAGATCGGTGGGCCCTCGGGAGGAATAATACCCGCGGACAAGGTCAATGTTCCAATAGACTACGACTCCCTGAAGGAGCTCGGGGCGATGATGGGCTCAGGCGGGATGGTGGTGATGGACGAGGACACCTGTATGGTAGACATCGCCAAGTACTTCCTCAAGTTCCTTCTCGAAGAGTCGTGCGGAAAATGCACCACCTGTAGGGAAGGCATAGAGAGGATGCTGGAGCTCGTCACGAAGATTACGGAGGGGGAGGCCACCGAAGCCGACTTGAGCCTTCTCGAGGAGCTCGCGGGCATCGTCAGGGACACCACGATGTGCGGTCTGGGCAACACGGCCCCAAACCCGGTTCTCTCGACGCTCAGGTACTTTAGGGAGGAGTATCTCGCGCATATAAAAGAAAAGAAATGTCCGGCTGGTGTGTGCAAGGCCCTGATACGGTTCTCCATAGAGCCTGATAAGTGCACGGGCTGTGGCGCGTGTGCGAAGGCCTGCCCCCAGGGAGCGATATCGGGAGAGAAGAAGAAGCCCCACGCAATCTCACTGGAGAAATGTATCAAGTGCGGAATTTGCTACACGACATGCAAGTTCGGCGCGGTCAGGAGGGGGTGACGGAGTGGTCAGTCTCAGGATAAATGGACTGGACGTCGTGGCCGAGGAGGGGATGACGGTTCTTGAGGTCGCGAGGCTCTACGGCATCGACATCCCGACGCTGTGCTACGAAGAAGGCCTCTCTTCCTACGGCGGTTGCAGGCTCTGTCTTGTGGAGATAGGCTCCGGGAGGACCGCCAGACTGGTTACCGCCTGCACGTATCCGGCCCTCGAGGGCCTTGAGGTCAGGACGCGCTCCTGGAGGGTAACGGCCGCGAGGAAAATGGTGATTGAGCTCCTACTAGCTCGTTGCCCCTCGTCGAAGACCCTTCAGGACCTCGCGTCCCAATACGGTGTGACGCAGGTTAGATTCAAGCTCAAGAACGAGGACTGCATCCTCTGCGGCCTGTGTGTGAGGATTTGCAAAGAGCAGATGATGGCCGAGGCGATCGAATTTGCGGGGCGGGGCAGGGATATGAAGATAACTACGCCCTTCGATGCAAAGTCCGACGCCTGCCGGCGCTGCGGGGCCTGCATGTACATCTGCCCGGCGTGCATGGCGAGGTGCCAGGGCCCCGACGCGAAAGAGCCTGTCTGCAACGCCTGCCTGAACATGGAGCCAACGTGCCTGGAGCACTACGATGACGCTCAGTGTTTCATGAGCGAGTCGGCTTGTGGGACCTGTGTGCGAGAGAGGAAAAAGGAAGAGGTGGTAAAGAAGGAGGGATAAAGAATGTCTCTGTCTAAGGTGAATGCAACAGCGGCGACGCTGACTAAGAATAGGACCGAAGGGGCAATATCACGGCTGAGCGGGTTGTGCGCGACCTGCGTCGATGGCTGCATAGGAATGTGCGAGGTGGGCAAGTCGGCCTACCGGGGGCGCGAGGTGCTCTATCCCCAGCCCTTCGGAATTATAACTAGTGCATCCGAGAAAATCTATCCGGTGGACTATTCGCACTTCACTATCATGGGAACCACCGTGGGAGCAGTGGGGATAGAGGCCGACAGCAACAAGGCGATTTTCCCAAGTGTGAATCTTGAGAGAAGGATAGGGAGGGATAGGGGTATAAGGCTCCGCCTGCCCTTCATTGTTCCGGGCCTGGGCTCCACTTGGATAGCGAAGGCCAACTGGGAGGGTCTGGCGATCGGCTGCGCC contains:
- the purN gene encoding phosphoribosylglycinamide formyltransferase, which codes for MLNLGVLISGRGSNLQAIIDATERGELDARISVVISNKADALGLERARRHGIEALYIPSKGRPREDFEKEVGDELEKRGVELVCLAGFMRILSPYFIRRFRNRIMNIHPALLPSFPGENAQRQALEYGVKVSGCTVHFVDEGVDTGPIIVQIPVRVREDDTPETLAARILEQEHRAYPMAIQLFSEGRLVVEGRRVRILPPKGEGQG
- the folD gene encoding bifunctional methylenetetrahydrofolate dehydrogenase/methenyltetrahydrofolate cyclohydrolase FolD; protein product: MTAKILSGKEHSERIKTLLKGELVALGERGIRPGLAVILVGRDPASDLYVRTKERACAELGIIEKTFRLPEATSEVELLRLIATLNSDSRFHGILVQLPLPTQIDEKRVLEAVSPDKDVDGFHPFNMGRLVAGDPLFVPATPAGVQELLVRSGNSPEGKHVVICGRSNIVGKPLACLLMQKRKGANATVTVCHTATRDLASITRQADILVAAMGRPRAIRADMVKEGAVVIDVGVNRVPDPASLGGTKLVGDVDFEAVRERASAITPVPGGVGPMTVAMLMANVVSAAGRAEAGPRQKPSSSELYTARLEESREG
- the purH gene encoding bifunctional phosphoribosylaminoimidazolecarboxamide formyltransferase/IMP cyclohydrolase, yielding MSDREVKLALISVWDKRGVVGFARELSALGAELVSTGGTLTVLREAGLKVLSVSDITGFPEILDGRVKTLHPAVHAGILARRDVKEHVAELERRGIRKVDLVAVNLYPFEKTAVAPGCTLEEAIENIDIGGPAMLRAAAKNFEAVVPICSPEAYPAVIDELRRTGRVSLETRRRLALEAFAHTAAYDAAIYSLLPRLMGFEELFPQRICLSASKALELRYGENPHQRAAFYRDPVRREPCAAFGEVLQGKLLSFNNYLDLDAALELVKEFSEPAATIVKHTSPSGAAVRPSISEAYREAHAADPRSAFGGVVALNRVCDRPTAEQIASTFIEAVVAPDFEEGALEVLSRKKNLRLLRVGPLEAPAFRDRIDVKRIVGGYLVQERDHALLSASDLRVVTERRPSEEELRDLLFARVVVKHAKSNAVVFARGLVTTGIGAGQQSRVDSVAIAVRKGGDRIKGSVLASDAFFPFRDGVDEAAAAGVTAILQPGGSIRDGEVIAAANERGIAMVFSGLRSFRH
- a CDS encoding NAD(P)H-dependent oxidoreductase subunit E, with the translated sequence MGSESDATAQVKKVSVKDELAGEMKGWKNFVDGVIDRYQGERRWLINMLFDIQSEFRYLPHFALEHLAKRLEVSLSEIYGIATFYKAFTLKPRGKHVVTVCLGTACHVRKSLAVLEEFQRALGIEPGETTNDGEFTLETVNCLGCCAKGPIVVVDGEYHGNMTPSRVRSVLKEVIRGGRDGTEKYRGAGDTPALAS
- a CDS encoding 2Fe-2S iron-sulfur cluster-binding protein — its product is MVSLRINGLDVVAEEGMTVLEVARLYGIDIPTLCYEEGLSSYGGCRLCLVEIGSGRTARLVTACTYPALEGLEVRTRSWRVTAARKMVIELLLARCPSSKTLQDLASQYGVTQVRFKLKNEDCILCGLCVRICKEQMMAEAIEFAGRGRDMKITTPFDAKSDACRRCGACMYICPACMARCQGPDAKEPVCNACLNMEPTCLEHYDDAQCFMSESACGTCVRERKKEEVVKKEG
- the nuoF gene encoding NADH-quinone oxidoreductase subunit NuoF; the protein is MVLKNIGELETLQRSLRNEHSEKKKWVAVCAGTGCLASGAESVFAAFEKELKERGLKKTHVSMVKPTGCRGFCERGPHIVIYPEEISYQKVMPQDVPEIVEKSVKKSEVIERLLYTDPVTGEKVVRDTEIPFYKLQTRLILGMNPTLDPSSIQDYISRGGYSALAKVLNKMSPEMVIEEIKRSGLRGRGGAGFPTGIKWETTRRARGGPKYVVCNADEGDPGAFMNRSTLEGNPHSVLEGMAIGAYAIGASEGIVYVRNEYPLAVKNVENAVRQAREYGLLGKNILGSNFSFDVSVVRGAGAFVCGEETALIASVEGKKGVPRQRPPYPSEEGLWGRPTNINNVETWANVPLIINRGADWYSKLGTPGSKGTKVFALVGKINNTGLVEVPMGTTLSKIIYEIGGGLPGGKKLKGVQIGGPSGGIIPADKVNVPIDYDSLKELGAMMGSGGMVVMDEDTCMVDIAKYFLKFLLEESCGKCTTCREGIERMLELVTKITEGEATEADLSLLEELAGIVRDTTMCGLGNTAPNPVLSTLRYFREEYLAHIKEKKCPAGVCKALIRFSIEPDKCTGCGACAKACPQGAISGEKKKPHAISLEKCIKCGICYTTCKFGAVRRG
- a CDS encoding Glu/Leu/Phe/Val dehydrogenase dimerization domain-containing protein, coding for MTKIEGERASIGIHTDKLLAYLEDTNVFAFLDNWGPSKVIHVYEPESGMQGILIIDNTTQGPGWGGVRFEKVIKPREVFNRARSNTLACALAGVRLGGAAAGIRLLEGGEIDKNQLVRAFARGVSPCVPDCYVAAPDINTGQAEMRVFAEEVGDRRGATGKPVEMGGIPYELGVMGLGAGVALESFLQLSGEGNNLPGSLEGATVALQGFECVGAAVARYCVNKGAKIVALSDDWGAIYDPTGIDLGKALKFSCATSERQSLAQYKVGHRTSQEEILKIECDALVLCGGRGMVTEEIAHMIQAKCIVEGPGAPLTPIAEMVLTRRGVPVLPDILTLSAAAIASYSELERKSCEEAFSLIGARIKSAVKEIVESSKEPGVPFRRVAKELARERILRAMEGGK
- a CDS encoding CARDB domain-containing protein, yielding MNVKVRKGATLLVTLGFLFSVLVAMGAPSGASSARAGNFDLSIAYKNAENSSVTEGAVGVLVKIEVTVGIAAGGTNVNQLIVTLFINDQQYGTPEGPFPLSSPNTKTVTWEWTPDTYGDFHIKVTAINDDDQQTLTDKEDTFTVRGSDLKLGEVTVSPGEAVIGIDEVTITARVSNSGNADGIANVTFKLDGTLLVGNNETTIPASSHKDVILVTTFEGLRIEDGEHYITAVLNGQTNNSPPFSLANPRPDIQLKQEPTAEPQEVTITKGAEVNVTITAVLTNAGNVPAVDFQVSFYVDDTLAPAATVTITEAVEPNGTKSVEWNWLVTDATPLGNHTIYVGVGSQTDWPYWASVNITVRGEAHLFIQNLTVFPEAEFEGSTVTITATVANDGTADAVDVPVTFIVGTETVETKNVTVLKGAIENVVFTWTLPEVEADTELTVKVAVAGFERSANLTVKNRTPVINITDFVVPAELRIGDEVEFRATIKNEGSGDAIELLVEFFDGTTKLTNTTINLTAGSTKDVVVIVNITGIGDVNHTFYVKALGAEKNVTVLVGHKLAPANIIITGFTVKPKKKEGQPKDSTQSYTLTITLKNTGELPGTVVLNVTEGKKLLTPIPITLHIEGGKEFIQNITWKVKGEGKHTAVATISGDAAGSPSTKSVSCELHYTPGFEALLLVAAIVVAAAMIRRRKK